The following proteins come from a genomic window of Patescibacteria group bacterium:
- the nusG gene encoding transcription termination/antitermination protein NusG, which produces MKSNEQKVVEAAWYVVHTYSGHEVKVAQALKQRIASMKLENKILDIIVPTRNVVTVRAGKKEDVKEKIFPGYLLVKMILDDDSWLAVRTTQGVTAFVGTGDKPTPISPSEVEAIKKFMEMEAPKYKTAFSVGEAVKIIDGPFADFLGSIEAIDEEKGKIRVLVSIFGRETPVELDFLQVAKI; this is translated from the coding sequence ATGAAAAGTAACGAACAAAAAGTTGTTGAGGCTGCCTGGTATGTTGTCCATACCTATTCCGGTCATGAGGTTAAGGTCGCCCAGGCCCTCAAACAGCGCATTGCCTCAATGAAACTGGAAAATAAGATTTTGGACATTATCGTCCCCACCAGAAATGTGGTCACGGTCCGCGCCGGCAAAAAAGAAGACGTTAAAGAGAAAATTTTCCCCGGCTATCTTTTAGTCAAAATGATTTTGGACGATGACAGCTGGTTGGCCGTAAGGACGACACAGGGCGTCACGGCTTTTGTCGGGACCGGTGATAAACCCACCCCCATCTCTCCTTCTGAAGTTGAGGCCATTAAAAAATTCATGGAGATGGAAGCGCCCAAATATAAAACGGCGTTTTCTGTTGGCGAAGCGGTCAAAATTATTGACGGCCCGTTTGCTGATTTTTTAGGCTCCATTGAGGCCATTGATGAAGAAAAAGGCAAAATCAGAGTTTTGGTTTCGATTTTCGGCCGGGAAACACCGGTTGAGCTTGACTTTTTACAGGTAGCGAAAATATAG
- the secE gene encoding preprotein translocase subunit SecE, with protein MQSPVVFLKEVKTELAKVVWPTKKETIRLTTVVVGISVSVGLFLGAIDYLLTKIMEIILQK; from the coding sequence ATGCAAAGTCCCGTTGTTTTTTTAAAAGAGGTTAAAACCGAACTGGCCAAGGTTGTTTGGCCAACGAAAAAAGAAACCATCAGATTGACAACCGTGGTGGTTGGAATCAGCGTCAGCGTTGGTTTATTTTTAGGCGCGATTGATTATCTTTTAACCAAAATCATGGAAATTATTTTACAAAAATGA
- a CDS encoding UTP--glucose-1-phosphate uridylyltransferase → MKKIRKAVIPAAGFGTRFLPQTKAMPKEMLPVVDKPVIQYVVEEAVVSGIEDVVIVTGAAKRAIEDHFDIPNADLVNNLLQGKKETMLEELKKIAEMANFIYVRQKGLYGNGTPVLSAEPIIGNESFAVMWGDEFIKADPPRLKQMIEVWQEYGGVVISGVRIETKDHLSRYGIAELEPVKGPVYKIKKIVEKPLPDEAPSNLATHGAYILPPEIFPALKSLKPAKGGEIWLVDAINILRDQGIPVYACEIQNGKYYDTGNKLEYLKTVIEFALARSDINGEFRAYLKTLKL, encoded by the coding sequence ATGAAAAAAATTCGCAAGGCCGTTATTCCGGCTGCCGGTTTCGGAACCCGTTTCCTTCCTCAAACCAAAGCTATGCCTAAAGAAATGCTGCCCGTGGTTGACAAACCGGTAATTCAATACGTGGTTGAGGAAGCGGTGGTCAGCGGCATTGAGGATGTCGTCATCGTCACCGGTGCTGCAAAAAGAGCGATTGAGGACCATTTTGATATACCTAATGCTGATTTGGTAAATAATCTTTTACAGGGTAAAAAAGAAACAATGCTTGAGGAATTGAAGAAAATTGCGGAAATGGCAAATTTTATTTACGTTCGCCAAAAAGGGCTTTATGGGAACGGGACGCCGGTTTTGTCAGCCGAACCGATTATCGGCAATGAAAGTTTTGCCGTCATGTGGGGCGATGAATTCATTAAAGCCGATCCGCCAAGATTAAAGCAAATGATTGAAGTTTGGCAGGAATACGGGGGCGTTGTCATTTCGGGCGTGCGGATTGAAACAAAGGATCATTTATCCCGATACGGGATTGCCGAACTGGAACCGGTAAAAGGCCCGGTTTATAAAATTAAAAAAATTGTCGAAAAACCCTTGCCGGATGAGGCGCCTTCCAATTTAGCCACCCACGGCGCTTATATTCTGCCGCCGGAGATTTTTCCGGCCTTAAAAAGCCTAAAACCGGCCAAGGGCGGCGAAATTTGGCTGGTTGACGCGATTAATATTTTACGCGATCAGGGAATTCCGGTTTACGCCTGCGAAATCCAAAACGGGAAATACTATGATACTGGCAACAAACTGGAATATTTAAAAACCGTGATCGAATTTGCCCTGGCTCGGTCGGACATCAACGGCGAATTCCGCGCCTACCTCAAAACCCTCAAGTTATAG